In Scophthalmus maximus strain ysfricsl-2021 chromosome 13, ASM2237912v1, whole genome shotgun sequence, the genomic window agaagatgaagatacGGTGTTTAACTTGACACCTGATCACATGTACTTCACGACActtacacactgtacatgtattAATACTCATACTTATGTTAGCACCTGGTGTTTGCAGTAAATTGTGTGACCTGCAGGGGGCGTCAACAGGAATGTTTCTGAGACAGataaagtgaaaatattttcGAGTTGTGTTGCATTTTAGTTTATGATATAACATTTGTGTGAAGACAAAcatcatatttacatattattaaTGTCAGAGTTTGtatattaataaattattatttatttttaaaagttaatatcgttatcaaaacattaaaattattCTCTTACCTGagatcagtttcctgcagcagcactgacTGTCtgaacaacaactgacaaagtTCACGTCTATCGTCCCATCtaaggccccgcccaccacaaaGACCCCGCCCTccctgacacacgcacacacacacacacacacaaacaggaacgAGACATTCATGGACCAGAGAGGAGAACATGGAACTGTTGATGTTACTATACAAGCAGTAAGAGGGGATCTATGGGTGTGTAAAtaagtatataagtatatatgtatttatttatgtgtggtTGAGCTCAAAATGCAACTTTTGGTGAAACAAGTTTTAATatgttaaaacataatttaaatggTGACGTGTTCATGATTCTGGAGTTAActtgacaatttttttctccctatgAAATTCAAGAATTGCCaagaaagatgatttttttcattcgGTAAAGAACAAAAACGAACTTTTCCAACACAATGTTCCTGTTGATCCTCCACTGACCACCGGGTGGCAGCGTTACGCTTTTCCTCCGCAGAcgcagacgaagaagaagaagaagaagaagaagaagaagaagaagaagaagaagaagaaaaagaagaagaagaagaagaagaaggagaagaaaaagaaaacgaagacaacgaagaagaagaaaacacaaacactttgcgCTGATTCGCTGCTGAGGGGGCGTGCGGCTGTGACGTGCGACAGAGAGGAAAGATGGCGGCGGTGACCAGAGGCTCGTTTACTGTTCTCCGGCGGCTGGTGAGGAAACGACTCAGACTTTGACTCTGACTCGGCTACAGGTTCACTGGTTCTAATGCTAACGTTGAGCTAATGCTAAAGGCATGTCGTCACTCCGTCACCTGGTCACCTCCTTAGCTTAGCCTTCTAGCTGCTGCTACCTGggtcaaatacaaacacacgGGAATGACACGCTAAAACACCGGCTGGCAGTTAGCTTCAGTTAGCTTCAGTTATGTATAGTTATGTTCAGTTAGCTTCACTTATGTTAGTTAGCTTCAGTTATGTTCAGTTATGTATAGTTATGTTCAGTTAACTTCCCTTATGTTAGTTAGCTTCAGTTAGCTTCAGTTATGTATAGTTATGTTCAGTTAGCTTCCCTTATGTTAGTTAGCTTCAGTTATGTTCCGTTATGTTCagttatgtatatttatgttcaGTTAGCTTCACTTATGTTAGTTAGCTTCAGTTATGTTCAGTTATGTATAGTTATGTTCAGTTAACTTCCCTTATGTTAGTTAGCTTCAGTTATGTTCAGTTATGTTTAGTTATGTATAGTTATGTTCAGTTAGCTTCACTTATGTTCAGTTAGCTTCAGTTATGTATAGTTATGTTCAGTTATGTATAGTTATGTTCAGTTAGCTTCACTTATGTTTAGTTAGCTTCAGTTATGTTCAGTTATGTATAGTTATGTTCAGTTATGTATAGTTATGTTCAGTTATGGTCAGTTAGCTTCAGTTAGCTTCAGTTATGTTCAGTTAGCATACTGCAGGTGGGGATTAGATAATGGaagataaaattatatttacacaaacactgacaatgaGCTGGaagagctaacagctaacatcCTGTTGTGAATTATAGCTCCAAATCATAACATGCATTATGCTATAATGAGGTCGTGATgtcacaatgagcagctctgagactggaGAAGTTTCTAACAGAAGAGTGAAGTCAAACTttaggtcagttaccatggtaactgattaaaaccatatgctCTGCACTATATTCACATGATTCATGTTCAGCTGAAGACATGTAATGTTTGTGCCCATGAAAttgaaactaaatgaaaaagaattaaATAACAACACACTGACGTCACGTGTGATGTCACCAGACGCATCGCTAACATGACacgctaaccctaaccctgtagTCTCAtcagttattattttatcaCTGTATTTCATCGTACTGACTCGGGCAACATACGCTTCCCACCACTGTCAGAATTAGCACAAAGTCAtatctttaataataataacaatgataataatatctCTAACTCTAgccatggtgactcgtagtatcgCAACTCCATTGATGATgtcagagttgatctaactaactcagaacaGAGGTCAGGGTTTGTTAAAGTGGAACGCACCCCGGCCTCAGGTGTGGTCCCCACCCAGAGCAGAGACATGGGCGAGACGTCATGTGATGCCTCGTCAGTGTTGTTGAATCTGTCTGTTCTGTCAGTTGTTACgtgtgtttctcttcctgtcagttGACTCAACAGTACCGCGGACAATGTTTCCGGCTGCAGAGCGTCAGATCTCGGGCTCAGCAGCCGATCAGCTTCTCATGTGACACAAACGTTGGGACGATGAGCTGCAGGATGCTGCACACGACTGTGGGTGAGTCAGTCAGTCCTGTCaggtgtgtgatgatgtcactgatgatgtcacttatGATGACTTGgtctgattttgtttgttcagcaaGTCGAGGACCAATCGTCCAATTCAAACTGTCGGACATTGGAGAGGGCATCATGGAGGTGACGGTGAAGGAGTGGTACGTACTGAGACCCCCAGTTACCCCCTACCTTGATACCCCTAACCCTTAACTAACCCCAGACCCACATTTACCTACTACCTTACTTTAACTACCTTCAGACCCCCACATTTACCTACTACCTTACTTTAACTACCTCCAGACCAACTCAACTGCCCCCAGACCCGGGTCCTGGTCTGCAGGAATAACTTGTTTTGTGTGGCAGGTACGTGAAGGAGGGTGATAAAGTTTCTCAGTTCGACAGCATTTGTGAAGTTCAGAGTGACAAGGCGTCCGTCACCATCACCAGCCGCTATGATGGTGTCATCAGAAGACTCTACTACGATGTGGACGCCACGGCGTTAGTTGGCAAACCGCTGGTCGACATCGAGACCGAGTCAAGTTCAGGTGAGACTTGAATTCGAGTCCTGGTTCTAGTCTGGACCCAGGTTCACTTTGATCCAGACTCACATGTGACTGTTGTGGTTCAGAGGTGATccaggaggaggatgtggtggAGACGCCAGCTATGGCTCGAGAAGAACACACCCACCAGGAGATCAAAGGTCACAAGACCCAGGCCACGCCCGCCGTGAGACGCCTCGCCATGGAGAACAATGTGAGTGTCTCCAGTGTCCAGTCTGTCCTCGGTTTGTTCCCTGTCTGTCCTCAGTCTGTCCCTCGTCTGTAACCTGCTCCTGATTGACTCTGTCCTCAGATAAAGCTCAGTGAGGTGGTGGGGACAGGTAAAGATGGACGGATCCTGAAGGAAGACATCCTGAACTTCTTGGCGAGGCAGACGGGAGCCATCTTGCCTCCGACCCCGATCCAAGAAATCCAGACTCTGGTTCCAGCTCAGGCTGCTGACGCTGCTGCTTTCAGGCCCGCAAGCTCTCCGACCCCTGTCACGGCCCCGCCCACCACGACCAAACCCGTCTTCACCGGGAAGGACGTCACCGAGCCcctgaaaggtcagaggtcatctgtGATCTGAACTACACTGATCTACAGGTAAAAATCTTCCAGACTCTTGTCAGAACCTGAACTGTTTTGTGTTCTGCAGGTTTCCACAAGgcgatgatgaagacgatgacgGCGGCGCTGAAGATTCCTCACTTCGGTTACTGCGACGAGGTCGACCTCAGTCGCCTCGTCGCTCTGAGAGCTGAACTCAGATCTGTGGCTGAAGGTCGAGGGGTCAAACTGAGCTACATGCCGTTCTTCATCAAGGTACCTGAGGTCCAAATCACCTTCATGCTCATTGGTTAATGTCTGCTGCTCACACTGATGCTGCGCTCTCATTGGCTCAGGCtgcttccctctgtctcctccactTCCCCATTCTGAATGCTTCAGTGGACGACAGCTGCCAGAACATCACCTACAAGGTAAAGATCGTAAGAACCGgtttcagaatcagaaccgGGTCACATCCAGGACTTGTCCTGTTGAGCAGGATGTGTATGAAGCTCTGTGGCTCCTGGTTGACCTTGTGATGCGGCGGCAGCCATGACGGTTCTGTTTCCTTACCCTCAGGCGTCTCACAACATCGGGCTGGCGATGGACACCATTCAGGGTCTGCTGGTTCCCAACGTGAAGAACGTGCAGCTGCTCAGCGTGTTGGATGTCGCTCTGGAGCTGAACCGTCTGCAGGCGCTGGGGTCAGCTGGTCAACTGGGAACCAGCCACCTGAGCGGAGGAACCTTCACCTTGTCCAACATCGGATCAGTGAGTCCGGCTTCACGACAGCTACACAACGttcactgacctctgacccctgacctctgtctgttgtttccaTCAGATTGGGGGGACGTACGCCAAACCAGTGATTCTCCCTCCAGAGGTCGCCATCGGAGCTCTGGGAAAAATCCAGGTGGGTTTTTAAACCTCAGATCGTCCTTGACCTCACTTGAAAAGGTCATAAGGTCAGAGGTTAAAGGAGGATTAACAGGACTTGTGACTTCACTCACACTGAACTAGGTTGTCATGTGGCTCCTTTAACATCACGTTCATGTAGCAGACGTTCTGTgattaaatatcgctgccgcaatgaattgtgggtatAATTCTACTTTCCTctcataggaagctccagtgtacccgttgctaaaggagataggaaaggaagcattgtAGCTCCGTTtctaagcacttagagaatctgaacattatcagGTGCTGCGGAAACACTAACGGGTCAATTAAAGATTTTGGAAACTTCCTCGGCACATTTGACAATTTGAACACAGCAGTTACCATAACaacatgatgtgatgatgtcgcCCGGGtcttcttcctgtctgtgtctaGGTCCTCCCTCGGTTCGACGGCGGCGGTCAGGTGGTCCCGGCTCACATCATGAAGGTCAGCTGGTCGGCGGATCATCGCGTCATCGACGGAGCCACCATGTGTCGCTTTTCCAACCTGTGGAGGGGGTACCTGGAGAACCCGGCCAGCATGGTGCTGGACCTGAAGTAGACCGGGGAGGACGGAGACACGCCCACGCCTCCAACTTCCCCCCGCCGCCTTCGCTCCACCTCTCCTGAGGCCTTCACTTCGCTCGCTGTCGTTTCCTTGTTGCCTTTGAGCAAGGTGCATGGTGAGGGGCAGAGGTCAACCTGTCAATCATGTTGTTTCCACGGCAACCAACCCCCTGCAGAGGTTAGAGGTCCTGGATCAATGATCAAATATCAATTCATCTGCAACTACCTTCATAATGGAAACACtaattagaaaaatatgttttatactAACAATGTCATgtattgttatgattattaataatgaatcatGATTGATCGGGGACTGATGTGCAGAACAGCTGCTGATGGACACGACACATCTGGACAGCagctgtgagcagcagcagcagcgaacgCACCTCCTGGATGTCTTCAGTGCCCCGGTGGCTGCTGGGTAAAAAGCCCCTGGTGTCGGTTTCTGTTACAAACTGTTAGAACgttgttttcctgctgtgtttgttttcaacgTCTAcataaagtttgttttctgacaTGATGAAATAAAGTTCAACtttaaagaaagaagtgaaaatTACAAGAATCAAACCAACCTTAAAACCAGGCGTCATgtacaaatgtaaatgattaaatCTGCAGTAGAAGacgagtatgaatatgacccagaagagaggacgtcatcatgtcagttactgcaaatatgaatcatttacatctgatgtcacgtCATGGTGATAAAAATGAGTGACAGGAGtgagagcaaacattctcactCCCAAACCTTTtagtttaatgtttttattcatattgaacctcagtgatgaataaattaacataaatcaCCCTGGTCAAACATGTCgacacctgaagctcaatctggacccGGATGCTTCTCGTCACCATGGAGACGACCAGATGTTCTGCTGATTCATCATTCTGAGAAGGCGACGCAGGTTCTTGGCGTCTCACGTCTGGACGACAACTCCCAGAATGCTGCAGGTTGGTtggttttcctcctcttttccactgaggtcaatgagcagtagagaggaaggacatttcgacctcACCCCACAATGCATGCTGGCTAGAAATGTCACAACATGAAAACCACCTGTTCTGAACCACCAGACGCCAGAGATGTGCTCTGATTAGATGAAGGCTTCACTGACATGACGTCTCAGGTTCACACGTtataagataaacctttattcgtcatcacttcagttttcattttcatacacctccacccctcaacctgtgttcatacacctccgTCCCTCAC contains:
- the dbt gene encoding lipoamide acyltransferase component of branched-chain alpha-keto acid dehydrogenase complex, mitochondrial — its product is MAAVTRGSFTVLRRLLTQQYRGQCFRLQSVRSRAQQPISFSCDTNVGTMSCRMLHTTVASRGPIVQFKLSDIGEGIMEVTVKEWYVKEGDKVSQFDSICEVQSDKASVTITSRYDGVIRRLYYDVDATALVGKPLVDIETESSSEVIQEEDVVETPAMAREEHTHQEIKGHKTQATPAVRRLAMENNIKLSEVVGTGKDGRILKEDILNFLARQTGAILPPTPIQEIQTLVPAQAADAAAFRPASSPTPVTAPPTTTKPVFTGKDVTEPLKGFHKAMMKTMTAALKIPHFGYCDEVDLSRLVALRAELRSVAEGRGVKLSYMPFFIKAASLCLLHFPILNASVDDSCQNITYKASHNIGLAMDTIQGLLVPNVKNVQLLSVLDVALELNRLQALGSAGQLGTSHLSGGTFTLSNIGSIGGTYAKPVILPPEVAIGALGKIQVLPRFDGGGQVVPAHIMKVSWSADHRVIDGATMCRFSNLWRGYLENPASMVLDLK